DNA sequence from the Nicotiana tomentosiformis chromosome 3, ASM39032v3, whole genome shotgun sequence genome:
ttccacttctgcggaacaATTGGTCAcatcttgtcacgccccaaactaggggaggcacgactggcactcgatactgtattcgatcgagttagccactaaacatactagctaactagactgggggcccaacagatcgggcaacacaacatctgaaatactaagcctggaccgtaaggttatgacatgaataacaataagccatataaacataggtagacaagccaaaataataaaatactagctggccaacgaggccgcgactgaagacatgcatgcctacacacctatatatacattccaagcctatgggctggagactgaaagcagcaaaaagaaacctagaatattgtgtccacaatagcctctaagagtgtcataagcactgtcgggataaggccccaactatatccaaactgtacaacaaaagtaaccatcctatgaaagctccaggaagaggtggagtTTACCAACTCACATctgaaccccgaaatcctagcggaggggtcgatcagagtccctacctggacctgcacacacgaaacaaaaatgcagtgtccccaggcaacgaGACATCTGTATGAATAAAcatgtactggtatgtaaggcaaaaagtagaatcatacatagctgatgtaaaaaaggtaataaagataccacctgacactgaaactctcATAGCCTCCATGGCtgacatccgacctcatagtaataaaatatgcatggtatgctcgtgtaattgtatgtcgtgaatacatatatattgatgtaaatgcatgacatacccaatcaaatgctagcaatggcggtctctcccggtTGCTAgccggtatcatattgccaacctgtggccatctgtacaatatatatagtctttcgggtaaataggccccttacctccgattatagctcgaagtccatgcataatatgtcatgtataatatgaactttgaatgcacataataggccataacaagaacttagccaaccttggctcattggtactcttattctcataatctcataatcaccttcgtatcgtATACAAATGTCTtgtggaacctcatatcttttttaataagtttgaaaacttaactcgacttttagaaagataacttaactctgaatatgttcataaaaagcttaaggtgcttcacttagtccttatacctgatttcttgataattagtaaaagaaagtatttaaaaaaaaatcaaatgttttagtagtttaaacataaaaattatatttgagaattttgaaatcgacgtgtcactttagagattttaaaatacactttaacaaggaagaaggactgatcacaaatactaaatgcctttatttttaagtcacacaacccaaagacgaataagaattcatatatatggacatatatttaagaaagccgataaaatgacatatatagatgtcgaataccctttttaaccgaacgagtggaatatcaacctaatagcatcatgaaaatacttcagctacgataccaatgcctttcacagaaggtctttctagcaacagaatagtaaaataacacatttggcgtcttaggaatttcccaaaattcgtgctaaaaggaaggacgaagtttagccttaacatacctctccaacgaatGTCTAaatgcctgtagttccttcacgaaagttgttccttacgtcctaagcttcgaaaccactatatatatgcagcttatacgcacctataaatagttcataaatgagtttaaatcggcagatttgccatatgatcctaacttgacgaaacgcccgtagaactttataaaaacgatcataaaagagtcccaagatgattgccttggcaaaccaagtataaatcctgaagaaccagtaagaaaaacaatttcctatcttccaaaaatagctccaaacacagctaatagaaggggaaaacgattgcaaagcgtagagattgcgcttctaggcacgggggcaaactttaacgataTAAATCGTTAAAAACGtaccttaatcactcaagaacaccatgaaacaCTCTCTTACGCCTTCTCACTGTTTTGGGACGAATATGAaatgttttggggtcttaaaagttggattttccgacttataccacttgtttgacccgacccggttcgcgACCCGATTGCAGCCCAgacagtccgcggtaaaacagtcataacGTTTTACTCCAATGTTGgtttgatgtgagatttctttggttgcaacctagactcgtagaccttcgatCGGATAGGTTGTGGGtcccataactctttatatattgggagaaatgatctgatacatttgacccaaagtttagaatatttattagagaaatttacgataacttttgccgacctttatttcgcaacttgcttgactccaaaacttaacatgtgactagtgtgatattataatacctcataacacattattcttagcatattatacactcttagtcttatcccacaggtgcaagttaatttaaaccttccgaacgcgcggggtgctacccgagccatttctttaaccatgaacctttttttaagggattcctttgacttaaagctttacTTTAGTTCCTTtatattaccacacattttccgtcttattctcccaatgtgctatacccaatcatatatacctaatataaccacgccacgttacgtatattacgtaagagaagagagaaacacctggggtctcaTAGTCTCCCCCCCTTAAGAACATTCATCCGCGAATGGGTCAAGTCAATTCTTTGGTTTCATTTCTTGTCCGCTAATACGTTATTTACGAGGCTATATTTGTTACATTTGCAAAGCATAAATCAAATTCTGAAGATTCCAACTACTAGGCTTCGTATAGCTATCTCGCAATAAGAAATTTAAATTGCACTTTCAAGTCATTTAAAATCCAATTAAGTTGCTGTAAAGAAATAATTGGCAATTATTTAAATGCGACTCACCTTAAGTCGTAAATAGGTGGGGGTACTTATTCCTCATTTCCTCCTCAGCTTCCCAGGTCATTTCCTCGATGTTGTTATTTCACCATAACACTTTCATGGAAGCCACTTCTTTAGTTCGAAGCTTCcttacctgccgatctaaaataactACTGGTACCTCTGCATAAGATAAGTCTTCAGCAATGTGAATATCCTTAATGGGCGTAATACGTGAAGGATCTCTAATGCACTTccgcaacatagatacatgaaacacaggatggactgcttccaattctaaaggcaaatcaagctcgtacgccaccctaccaatcctccgaataatcttatacggtccaacatacttggggctgagcttccccttctttccaaatcgcatgacgcccttcataggcgatactttcaggaaaacccaatcttctacatcaaactctaagtctcgtcgttgAACATATGCATAAGACTTTTGCCGACTTTGTGTTGTACGCAGCCGGTCTCTAATAAGTTTTACCCTTTCCATTGCTTGCTGGACTAAGTTAGGACCTAGCAACTTTGCTTCCCCGACCTCGAACCAACCGATCGACGACCTACACTTTTGCCCGTATAGTGCttcgtaaggagccatctgaatactagcttggaagctgttattataagcgaactcaataagaggtagatgatcatcccaacttcctttaaaatctagcacgtaggcacgtaacatatcctcaactgTGTGAATAGTATGCTCTGCCTGTCCACCAGCTTGCGGATGAAAAgcggtgctaagatttacctgcgtgccTAGACCCCTCTAAaaagatttccaaaaatatgctgtaaattgagcccctcgatcagagataatagataatggcactccatgaaggcgaacaatctctcaaaTGTAAAGCTTGGCATAATCCTCGGCTGAATATGGCGTCCTGACTGGCAGGAAATGAGCAGATTTTGTTAGCTtatcaataattacccaaataGAATCATACCTCCGTGGAGTGCGAGGCAAACCAGTGATGAAGTCCATATTTATCATGTCCCATTTCCATAATGGAAGCTCAATACACTGAGTTAGGCCTCCAGGCCTCTGATGTTCGGCTTTAACTTGCTGGCAGTTGGGACATTGGGCTACCATCTCCGCGATATCGTTTTTCAttccattccaccaatagatctgtcgaaggtcccgatacatctttgtcgctccgGGATGAACTGCATATCTAGAATAATGGGCCTCCAAAAGAATCTTGGCACGGAGCTCTCCTACTGACAGTACACATAAGCGGCCCTGgtatctaaggactccatctTCAGTTAGCTCAAATAAAGGTTGTCGCTGCTGTGGAATACTTTCCCTCAGTTTTATAAGCTCAGGATCCTCGTGTTATCGCTCTTTCACTTCAGTAACAAAAGAAGATTTTGCCGTATTCTAAACGAGAATGCGTCCACCCTCTGCATCTACCAAATGCACCTGCAAACTAGCTAGCTGGCATAGATATTTGGTCATCTTGACCTTACCAGCTTCAACATGGCTTAGACTGCCCATGGACTTCGGCTAAGGGCATCAGCAACAATATTATCTTtgccgggatgatataaaatatcaacatcatagtcctttagtaattcTAGCCATCTTATTTGTCGTAGGTTCATCTCCCTCTGTTTaaataaatactgaaggctctggtggtcggtgaaaacatcaatatgaaccccatatagataatgccgccaaatctttagggcaaatacaactgcggctaactcaaggtcgtgcgTAGGATCGTTCTGTTCATGTTTTCGCAACTGTCTGGAGGCGTAcgcgataaccttaccatgctgcataagaacacaacctaggccaattctcgaggcatcacaatatacaacataacCCTCGGTGCCATCCTGAAGAGTCAAGACAGGTGCCGTAGTAAGCCTTTTCTTTAGTTCCTGAAAACTTTGTTCACATgcctcagtccactgaaacttagctcccttatgTGTCAGTTTCGTCGATGGTGCAGAGATagaggaaaatccctccacaaaccttcggtaataccctgccaagcctaaaaagctacgaacctctgtcggattcaagggccttggccaagtcatcacagcttcaatcttttggccatcaaccttgataccatcgccggtaataacatgaccaagaaaagctacagaagttagccaaaatttacatTTAGATAATTTAGCATATAACCTGTAGTCCTAGAGAGTCTGCAATACAGCTCATAAGTGGTCCGCATGCTCGGCTTCCGATTGTGAATAtatcaggatgtcgtcaataaacacaatcacaaattcatccaagaatggttgaatacccggttcataatatccataaaggctgttggggcatttgtaagCCCGAAAGACATGACAAGGAGTTCAAAATGGCCATACCTCGTCCTAAATGTTGTTTTTGGGATATCAATATCCCTGACTCGTAGGTGATGATAACCAGATCGCAAGTCGATCTTCGAAAAGAATTTGGCACCTTGTAACTAgtcgaacaagtcatcaatccgtggaagaggatacttattcttgatagtgactttatttagttgtttgtagtcaatgcacatccgcaaggACCCCTCTTTCTTTCGAACAAAGAGCACCGGAGCACCCCATGGGGATGTACTTGGCCTAATAAAGCCTTTATCGAGAAAGTCCttcagttgttccttcaattcccttaGCTCTGTAGGAGCTATTATGTAGGGGGAATGGATATAGGATGCGCATCAGGAAGCAAATCTATAGCGAAATCGATTTCCCTTTCGGGGGGAATTCCTGGAAGCTCGTCAGGGAATACCGTcaggaattcattcacaataggaaccgactgaagattcgctggctccttatctatatccctaacatgaaccagatggtatatacaacctttagcaataaacttccgagccctaaggtatgaaataaacttACCCTTGGGCGTGCCTGCATTACCTTTCCATTCAAGGACATGCTCACCAGGAAAATCAAATCAGACCAACTTTGCATGACAATCAATATTAGCATAACAAgatgccaaccaatccatacccataatgACATCGAAGTCTAGCATAACCAATTCAACTAAATCAACAGAGGTTGGACGGTCATTAATTAACACTGTACAATCTCGATAGACATGATTAGCTACAATAGAGTCACCAACTGGCGTAGACACCTCAACTGGTTGTGGCAACAACTCAGATCTAATGTCAAGCTTACCagcaataaatggagtaatatatgaaaatgtagagtcgggatccatcaatgcataaatggcatgagaatgtattgtcaatatacctgtgacaacatatGGGGATGCCTCTGAATCCTGTTGGCCTGTGAGTGCATAAAAGCAGTTCTGGACACCACTAGAACCTGAGGTGTCTCCTCCACCTCTCCCCCTACCACGACCCTAAGTAGACTGTGGACCTGGTCGGGGAGCACAGACTGAGGGCAAAGAGGCTGCTGTGAATCCTGAAGGCTGAGCTGGTGTACCTCTGCCTAACCCCGGGCACCGGCTAATATAATGTCATGTTTGCCCACAATGAAAATATGCACTCGAACCCTGTCTACATTGATCGGTGTATAGCTTACCGCACTGAGTACATGGAGGAGTAAGCTGTCTCATCTGTGCAGAATGCTCCTGTCGACGGCCCTCAGGCTCGCTTGAGCTCTGCCCCGGTCCTGACTGAATATAACGATCAAACCGCTGGCCCTGCATCTGTGGTGGGAAACTACCTGCTGACCGAGGTGGATATCGATGGAGTGGGGGCCTAAAATCAACTCGTGGATCCCTATAAGACCCTATAGTACGAGCCCTCTTACTCTGCTCCCTATCCCTGCGAGTATCACGAATCCAACGGGAAAGGTCCTCTGTAGTCTGAACAAAAGCATGTATGCGGGAAATATCTACATCATCCGATAGGGATGCAACCCTATAGTCTCTAATCAGATGATCCCCCAAACCATCCACATAATGATGAATTCTAGCCCTCATGGTACGTACTATATCTGGTGCATACCTTGCCAAAGAATTAAACTTATGGCTATAATCCCTCACACTCATATCCCCCTACTTTAGGCTAAGAAACTGGTCAAGACGGGCCTTTCAAACCTCCCGTGGCAAATAATGGGCTAAAAACGCCTCAGTGAAGTCCTCCTACTCTGCTGGCGGAGCATCAGGTCCTCTAGATCTCTCCCATTCCATATACCATAGGACGGCTACATCACGTAGTCGAAAAGAAGCCAACTCCACAGCCTCGGTGACGGAGGCATGCATCACCCTTAATACTCTATACATATGGTCTATAAAGTCCTGGGCATCCTTAGTGGAACTGGATCCTGTAAATAATGGAGGGGCCAAGTGAAGAAATTCTCGTACCGTCGAGCTTCCTATCCGATCTCTTCGGGCATCTGCTCCTGACTCTAGCTGCCACTCATGAATAGAAACCATCCTAGTCAGCAACTGAACAGCCTCCCCCATCCCCTGCTCCCCAGTCTCTGATAGGGGAATAATAGGTGCTGGAGGTCCTGTGTCTCTAGCTGCCTCAGTTACCAATGGAACTGGTGAGGCTGGGGGTACTGCATCTCCCTGGGCTTCAACAAGTGCTGCGGAAGCTGAAACTAGGGTTACTGGAGACTCACTGTGAGCCTCTAAGGGAAATCTATCCCTCTGACCCGGTGGGGAACGACTGGTACCTTCTCCCGGATCCATACCTATCTCTCGCTGTGCCATCGCCTAAGCGTAGGTAGCCTGTTAGATAGGAAACACAAAGCACAATTTAGATTTCATATGGTCTTATAACTTCGCTCTATAGCACGAtctattaattgaaagaaatgtaaccattcctaaatgcctcatagcctcctgattataagtgtggtgcataacacacccataagcaagactctactatacacGGCTTGTGGACTCCCTGGGATTTGActtgctctgatactaagtttgtcacgccccaaactaggggaggcacgactggcactcgatactgtattcgatcgagtaagccactaaacatactagctaactaaactgggggcccaacagatcgggcaacacaacatctgaaatactaagcctggatCATAAAGTTATGACATGAATAAtaataagccatataaacataggtagacaagccaaaataataaaatactagttggccgacgaggccgcgactgaagacatacatgcctacacacctatatatacatgccaagcctatggcCTGGAGGctgaaagcagcaaaaagaaacccagaatattgtgtccacaacagcctctaagagtgtcataagcaaTATtgggataaggccccaactataccgaAATTGTACAataaaagtaaccatcctatgaaagctccaggaagaggtggagcttaccaactcacagctgaaccccgaaatcctagcggaggggtcgatcagagtccctacctggacctgcacgcacgaaacaaaaaatgcagtgtccccaggcaacaggacatcagtacgaataaaaatgtactggtattgttacaacccatgttttcatacgtacgagtacgtcgtaagtcaattgatgtaagctcagaaatgaaatcatatttgaaaagtttacaaagtaagttaatcatattaccccGGAGGCtaaaaatattgaagatcatgaacaacaagtacaaatatggttggaaggttcagaagctaaaggaattgaaaaaaaaaaaataatatttcgtcgaaagtcgacaaattgggaatattataacatgtacttttggagtgagaccggggtgtttaaattgataaggaggttatgttatgagttatgttagtcgtatgatagtcgtgtgttatgttttgaagtcaagcgagtggtggaacaaaagtcgatgaaagttatcacaagttacgttcataagttttactgaaactttgggtaaAATGGAAAtgccattttctcccaatatacgtagagttatggggtgttccacccataaaattaaatatatatgaatctattttccaactcattaaaccgtttatcaatacgacatctgagtagagagatatgggagATTTGCTGAGACTGCGCAGACagacctacttgcttaaacgaaaatccaaaaatgggcctcttcgggtcgtccaaaaatgggccagttcgggtcattAAAAGAGGACTTTTTAATGtcttatcccc
Encoded proteins:
- the LOC138908577 gene encoding uncharacterized protein, which gives rise to MSVRDYSHKFNSLARYAPDIVRTMRARIHHYVDGLGDHLIRDYRVASLSDDVDISRIHAFVQTTEDLSRWIRDTRRDREQSKRARTIGSYRDPRVDFRPPLHRYPPRSAGSFPPQMQGQRFDRYIQSGPGQSSSEPEGRRQEHSAQMRQLTPPCTQCGQQDSEASPYVVTGILTIHSHAIYALMDPDSTFSYITPFIAGKLDIRSELLPQPVEVSTPVGDSIVANHVYRDCTVLINDRPTSVDLVELVMLDFDVIMGMDWLASCYANIDCHAKDIDKEPANLQSVPIVNEFLTVFPDELPGIPPEREIDFAIDLLPDAHPISIPPT